The Fructilactobacillus myrtifloralis genome contains a region encoding:
- the ruvA gene encoding Holliday junction branch migration protein RuvA, whose product MFEYLNGIVTSITPQAIVVEVGGVGYLVYVANPYHFEQAAATPQKIYVHQAVTDTSQTLYGFATAADKQLFEQLLNVSGIGAKSALAIMAGNDNQGLITAIRSEDVQFLTKFPGIGKKTARQIILDLQDKLETTTSTATTVASPQPPENAQLADALKALTALGFKEKDVAQIKEQLATKTELTTDQYLSRGLKLLTK is encoded by the coding sequence GTGTTTGAATACTTAAATGGAATTGTAACGAGCATTACCCCCCAAGCCATTGTGGTTGAGGTGGGGGGCGTTGGGTACTTAGTGTATGTCGCTAATCCGTATCACTTTGAGCAGGCAGCTGCCACGCCCCAAAAAATTTATGTGCACCAAGCGGTCACGGACACCAGTCAAACGCTGTATGGATTTGCCACAGCCGCTGACAAGCAGCTGTTTGAACAGCTGCTAAACGTTTCGGGCATTGGGGCCAAAAGTGCGCTCGCCATTATGGCGGGCAACGATAACCAGGGCTTGATCACCGCGATTCGGTCCGAAGATGTCCAGTTTTTGACCAAGTTTCCGGGAATCGGGAAGAAAACTGCCCGTCAGATTATTTTGGATTTGCAAGATAAGCTGGAAACGACCACGTCGACCGCAACAACCGTAGCCAGTCCGCAGCCTCCGGAGAACGCCCAACTAGCGGACGCCCTGAAGGCGTTGACCGCACTGGGATTTAAGGAAAAGGACGTGGCACAGATCAAGGAACAACTGGCCACGAAAACTGAATTGACGACCGATCAATATTTGAGCCGAGGCTTAAAACTCTTAACGAAATAA
- the mutS gene encoding DNA mismatch repair protein MutS, which translates to MANKPKTTAMMEQYQKIKDQYPDAFLFYRIGDFYELFNDDAVKGAQLLELTLTARNHNADDPIPMCGVPHHSAQNYIDTLVDQGYKVAICEQVEDPKLAKGMVKREVVQLVTPGTQTDNHADTAKVNNYLTGVVFDAEANCFGLAYLELSTGEMMACQLDSREAVLNEIINLNSKEVVLNSTELPELAQQIKQLGLLVSEATPAPVANEQLLASLQTTVLKHAGELLLTYVTETQKRSLAHLQPAHEYQPSSFLKLDHNSQYNLELTKNIRTGKKAGTLLGILDETKTAMGGRKLKQWLERPLLQQAAIEARQRLVATFLEHYYERNELREALVQVYDLERFAGRISFGGVNGRDLMQLATSLAQIPKIKHVLDELDTPDFAELYNRLDDLADVRAQIEAAIVAEPPISVTDGGVIKSGYNQQLDQYRDAMKNGKHWLADLEAQERDLTGISNLKVKYNRVFGYFIEVSKVNLPKLPADRYERVQTLTNAERFTTPELKAKESLILEAQDKSQNLEYELFTQLRDQIKQEIPRVQTLASGIASLDVLQSFAQVSERQQFVQPQFNQDHRLQITNGRHPVVETVLGAQEYVPNSITMDPETEVLLITGPNMSGKSTYMRQLALIVILAQMGCFVPAEAAELPIFDQIFTRIGAADDLISGKSTFMVEMKEANQALQTATANSLILLDELGRGTSTYDGVALAQAIIEYIHNRIHAKTLFSTHYHELTDLDQQLPHLKNIHVGAVEQDGQLVFLHKIMPGPADKSYGINVAKLAGLPDSLLERAQTVLDHLEAENGQQVAHQLQTQPAPAKASETADQATTTDQQMELFAPEPAPQPTEEPALTPTEKQLLKEIMSTDLMGQTPLDLMNLVYHWQQQLRKE; encoded by the coding sequence ATGGCAAACAAACCCAAAACAACTGCGATGATGGAGCAGTATCAAAAAATTAAGGATCAGTATCCGGATGCCTTTTTGTTTTATCGTATCGGGGATTTTTATGAGCTCTTTAATGATGATGCGGTTAAGGGCGCCCAGCTGCTGGAACTCACGTTGACCGCGCGCAATCATAATGCCGACGATCCGATTCCCATGTGTGGAGTGCCCCACCATTCGGCGCAAAATTACATTGATACGTTGGTGGATCAGGGCTATAAAGTGGCAATTTGTGAGCAGGTAGAGGATCCAAAGCTAGCGAAGGGGATGGTGAAGCGGGAGGTCGTTCAACTCGTGACGCCCGGAACCCAAACCGATAACCACGCGGACACTGCCAAGGTGAATAACTACTTAACGGGAGTGGTTTTTGATGCGGAAGCCAACTGCTTTGGCTTGGCCTACCTCGAACTCTCAACCGGAGAAATGATGGCCTGCCAGCTCGATAGCAGGGAGGCCGTTTTAAATGAAATTATTAATTTAAACTCAAAAGAAGTGGTCCTAAATAGCACTGAGCTGCCGGAGTTAGCCCAGCAGATCAAGCAATTGGGGCTTTTAGTGTCTGAAGCCACTCCCGCTCCGGTGGCGAACGAACAACTCCTCGCTAGCCTGCAGACCACCGTGCTAAAACACGCCGGTGAATTATTGCTAACATACGTTACTGAGACCCAAAAGCGGAGTTTAGCCCACCTGCAACCCGCCCACGAGTACCAGCCCAGTTCCTTTTTAAAGTTGGATCATAATTCTCAGTATAATTTGGAACTAACTAAGAACATCCGCACGGGTAAAAAGGCGGGGACCCTCTTAGGCATTCTCGATGAAACTAAAACGGCCATGGGAGGCCGCAAATTGAAACAGTGGCTGGAACGCCCTCTGCTCCAGCAAGCAGCGATTGAGGCCCGGCAACGACTAGTAGCTACCTTTCTAGAGCATTATTATGAACGAAACGAACTTAGAGAAGCGTTGGTTCAGGTCTATGACCTTGAACGGTTTGCCGGCCGAATTTCCTTTGGGGGCGTGAACGGGCGCGATTTAATGCAGTTGGCAACGTCCCTCGCTCAAATTCCTAAGATTAAGCACGTGCTAGATGAATTAGATACGCCCGACTTTGCCGAGTTGTACAACCGATTGGATGACTTAGCAGACGTGCGCGCTCAAATTGAAGCAGCGATTGTGGCAGAACCGCCGATTTCCGTTACGGACGGCGGGGTGATTAAGTCCGGTTATAACCAACAGCTCGATCAATATCGGGATGCCATGAAAAATGGGAAGCACTGGCTCGCAGATCTGGAAGCCCAAGAGCGTGATCTAACCGGTATTAGTAACTTAAAGGTGAAGTACAACCGGGTCTTTGGTTACTTTATCGAAGTTTCGAAAGTTAACCTGCCAAAACTGCCCGCCGATCGGTACGAACGGGTGCAAACCCTAACGAACGCCGAACGCTTTACCACGCCCGAACTAAAGGCGAAGGAAAGTTTGATTTTGGAGGCGCAGGATAAGTCCCAAAACCTGGAGTATGAGTTATTTACGCAACTGCGAGACCAAATTAAACAAGAGATTCCGCGGGTCCAAACGTTGGCAAGTGGAATTGCTAGTTTAGATGTCTTACAAAGTTTTGCCCAGGTGAGTGAACGCCAACAATTTGTTCAACCCCAGTTTAACCAGGACCACCGCTTGCAGATTACCAACGGGCGGCATCCGGTGGTGGAAACTGTGCTTGGCGCCCAGGAATACGTTCCGAACAGTATCACCATGGATCCAGAGACCGAGGTCTTGTTGATTACTGGTCCTAATATGTCCGGGAAAAGTACGTACATGCGGCAACTGGCTTTAATTGTGATTTTGGCGCAAATGGGGTGTTTTGTTCCAGCTGAGGCCGCAGAACTACCCATTTTCGACCAGATTTTCACCCGGATTGGAGCAGCCGACGACCTCATTTCAGGGAAAAGTACCTTTATGGTCGAAATGAAAGAGGCCAACCAGGCCCTTCAAACGGCCACTGCTAACAGTTTGATCTTATTAGACGAACTAGGGCGGGGCACGTCAACGTATGACGGGGTGGCGTTGGCACAGGCCATTATTGAATACATTCATAATCGGATTCATGCCAAGACGTTATTTTCCACCCACTACCATGAACTAACTGATTTAGACCAGCAGTTACCCCACTTAAAAAACATTCACGTTGGGGCCGTGGAACAGGATGGCCAGTTGGTTTTCTTGCATAAAATCATGCCAGGCCCAGCCGACAAATCATACGGAATTAACGTGGCCAAGCTGGCTGGACTACCAGATAGCTTATTAGAGCGGGCGCAAACGGTCCTGGATCATTTGGAAGCTGAAAACGGGCAGCAGGTTGCCCACCAGCTGCAAACGCAACCAGCTCCAGCGAAAGCTTCTGAAACAGCTGACCAAGCGACCACCACGGATCAGCAAATGGAACTATTTGCACCGGAACCGGCGCCGCAACCGACCGAGGAACCAGCGTTGACGCCGACAGAAAAACAGTTATTAAAGGAAATCATGAGTACTGATTTGATGGGGCAGACGCCTCTTGATTTAATGAATTTGGTTTATCATTGGCAACAACAACTACGAAAGGAGTGA
- the yajC gene encoding preprotein translocase subunit YajC, which yields MGQYAGIIVIIVLFALMYFFMIRPQKQQQQKHQETLKTLKKGDHVVTIGRLHGVIDQINRDRGLVTIDCDGVYLDFDLNAIANVEQPTAAQSAPAQPKADAASAQPEASQTNDEQDQK from the coding sequence ATGGGACAATATGCTGGAATTATTGTAATTATCGTTTTGTTTGCTTTAATGTACTTCTTCATGATTAGACCACAAAAGCAGCAACAACAAAAGCACCAAGAAACCTTAAAAACCTTGAAAAAGGGTGATCACGTAGTTACGATTGGCCGCTTACACGGGGTGATTGATCAGATTAATCGTGACCGGGGCTTGGTAACCATTGATTGTGATGGGGTTTATCTTGATTTTGACTTGAACGCGATTGCCAATGTGGAACAACCCACAGCAGCCCAATCAGCACCAGCGCAACCAAAGGCTGACGCTGCGAGCGCCCAACCAGAAGCAAGTCAAACCAACGACGAACAAGATCAGAAATAG
- the mutL gene encoding DNA mismatch repair endonuclease MutL → MPAIHELPTILADQIAAGEVIERPASVVKELVENAIDAHSTRIDITVHHGGLASMQVTDNGDGIAPEQVRLAFQRFATSKIRNQADLFRVNSLGFRGEALPSIAAVAAVDMKTSDGVHPGTELQMKGGKVEAELPAATRRGTTIEVTDLFFNTPKRRDYLKTSSTELSKITETVNHLALSHPEIAFSLVHDGKELLRTSGRANLQQVIAGIYNNQSMKKMIPVTAHNEDFKLEGYTSLPELTRASRKYLSVIVNGRFVQDPELNRAIIAGYGSKLMVGRYPVSILRITMDPTQLDVNVHPTKQAVRLLNQTELSQFITHAIAQTLADRNLIPAALDNHHFKSGVARHNSVEVALNLTDEEPPVTATAAPAEPTAEEAPRPETTVKPVIVKTKTDLEKPAVQEFAKHYQQERLASSNRTVAEVALPNPTATPKTTKPEASESFPVLRYVGQVHGTYLIAESELGMYIIDQHAAQERINYEQFRTESGNVSSDQQNLLVPLVLDYSASEALVIKQHLPDFAAIGLTLEPFGSNSFLVRQHPTWIGAGEEEQTIRELIEWGLQHQKLSVADYREQAAIMMSCKQAIKANHHLDRQQAQALLDHLRQCENPYNCPHGRPVLVNFSPTDLEAMFKRIQDAHEAERWEF, encoded by the coding sequence ATGCCAGCCATCCATGAATTACCGACCATTTTAGCGGATCAAATTGCAGCGGGGGAAGTGATTGAACGACCCGCCTCCGTCGTGAAAGAGCTCGTGGAAAATGCCATTGATGCCCACAGCACGCGGATTGATATCACGGTCCACCATGGTGGGCTAGCAAGCATGCAGGTGACGGATAATGGGGATGGGATTGCTCCAGAACAAGTGCGGTTGGCCTTTCAACGGTTTGCCACCAGTAAGATTCGGAATCAGGCGGATTTATTTCGGGTTAATTCTCTCGGGTTTCGGGGCGAAGCCTTACCGAGTATTGCGGCCGTGGCTGCGGTAGACATGAAAACCTCGGATGGAGTGCACCCGGGCACAGAACTACAAATGAAGGGGGGCAAAGTGGAAGCAGAGCTTCCGGCTGCCACCCGCCGGGGGACGACCATCGAAGTGACTGACCTCTTCTTTAACACCCCCAAACGCCGTGATTATTTAAAAACTAGCAGTACCGAATTGAGTAAAATTACCGAGACGGTTAATCACCTGGCCCTGAGTCATCCAGAAATTGCCTTTTCGCTCGTGCATGACGGCAAGGAGTTACTCCGCACGTCGGGCCGGGCGAACCTGCAGCAAGTGATTGCGGGTATTTATAATAATCAAAGCATGAAAAAGATGATTCCGGTCACGGCGCACAACGAAGACTTTAAACTGGAGGGCTACACTAGTTTGCCGGAGTTAACCCGAGCGAGTCGCAAGTACCTCTCGGTGATTGTCAACGGACGGTTTGTCCAGGATCCTGAGTTAAACCGGGCGATTATCGCCGGGTATGGTTCGAAGCTAATGGTGGGCCGGTATCCAGTTAGCATATTACGGATTACGATGGATCCAACCCAGCTAGATGTAAACGTGCACCCCACCAAGCAGGCCGTGCGGTTGTTAAATCAAACCGAACTAAGCCAGTTTATTACGCACGCCATTGCCCAGACCCTCGCAGACCGGAACCTGATTCCGGCAGCCTTGGATAATCACCACTTCAAAAGTGGGGTGGCGCGGCATAATTCGGTGGAGGTGGCGCTGAATTTGACGGATGAAGAGCCGCCCGTCACGGCTACGGCCGCACCGGCGGAACCAACCGCAGAAGAAGCCCCCCGTCCGGAGACCACGGTTAAACCGGTCATTGTGAAAACCAAGACGGACCTGGAAAAACCAGCGGTGCAGGAATTTGCAAAGCACTATCAACAAGAGCGATTAGCATCCTCAAATCGCACCGTTGCAGAAGTTGCGCTTCCTAACCCCACCGCCACGCCAAAGACTACCAAACCCGAGGCTTCGGAGTCATTTCCCGTCTTGCGGTATGTGGGACAGGTCCATGGCACCTATCTGATTGCGGAGAGCGAGTTGGGCATGTACATCATCGATCAACACGCCGCGCAGGAACGCATTAACTACGAACAGTTCCGGACGGAATCGGGAAACGTGAGTTCCGACCAACAAAACCTGTTGGTGCCCCTCGTGCTGGATTACTCCGCGAGTGAAGCCCTGGTCATTAAGCAACATTTACCTGACTTTGCGGCCATTGGTCTGACTTTAGAGCCGTTTGGGAGCAACAGTTTCTTGGTCCGGCAACATCCGACTTGGATCGGAGCAGGTGAAGAGGAACAGACGATTCGGGAGCTAATTGAGTGGGGCTTGCAACATCAAAAGCTGTCGGTAGCCGATTATCGTGAACAAGCAGCGATTATGATGAGTTGTAAGCAAGCCATTAAGGCGAACCATCACTTGGACCGGCAGCAGGCGCAGGCGCTGTTAGATCACCTGCGGCAGTGTGAAAATCCCTATAATTGTCCCCACGGTCGGCCGGTTCTCGTCAACTTTTCGCCCACGGATTTGGAAGCAATGTTTAAACGGATTCAGGATGCCCACGAAGCAGAACGGTGGGAATTTTAA
- a CDS encoding DHH family phosphoesterase has translation MSIQTEIYDRIAAANPIIIHRHQRPDPDAIGSQMGLAAIIRASFPDKQVYCVGKQYAGFKELGTTTEISDDIYQQALVIVVDTANQPRVDDQRFATGKGLIKIDHHPNDDQFGDLMWVNDEASSVSEMIYDWYAENPALKMPDHAAELLYTGIVGDTGRFKYPATTSHTFWVASQLAQHDFSTTAVAQKEDEIDVPLAHLSAYVYQQLHITDSGAAYVCLTNDVIAQMNLGDDSTSAVVPLPGNIDQVVAWAIFVQQKDESYRIRLRSKGPAINELAKQHHGGGHPLASGATAADATEIKAVITELDQLTTAYKPERNA, from the coding sequence ATGAGCATTCAAACTGAAATTTACGACCGCATTGCAGCGGCCAATCCAATTATTATTCATCGGCACCAGCGTCCGGATCCGGATGCGATTGGCTCTCAAATGGGACTAGCGGCCATTATCCGCGCTAGTTTTCCTGACAAACAGGTTTACTGCGTTGGAAAGCAGTATGCAGGCTTTAAGGAGCTCGGGACGACCACTGAGATTAGTGACGATATCTATCAGCAAGCCTTGGTGATTGTGGTGGATACTGCGAACCAACCCCGGGTTGACGACCAGCGTTTTGCCACGGGGAAGGGCTTGATTAAAATTGATCACCATCCAAACGATGACCAGTTTGGGGACTTAATGTGGGTTAACGATGAAGCTTCCAGTGTTTCTGAAATGATTTACGACTGGTACGCAGAAAATCCCGCGTTAAAAATGCCCGATCATGCAGCGGAATTGTTGTACACGGGGATCGTTGGGGATACCGGGCGGTTTAAGTACCCGGCGACAACGAGTCACACCTTTTGGGTGGCAAGTCAGCTGGCTCAGCATGATTTTTCGACGACGGCAGTGGCGCAAAAAGAGGATGAAATTGACGTTCCCTTAGCGCACCTTTCCGCGTACGTTTACCAGCAACTCCACATTACGGATTCTGGGGCGGCCTACGTGTGCCTGACCAATGACGTGATTGCGCAAATGAATTTGGGCGATGACAGCACATCGGCAGTGGTCCCCCTCCCCGGCAACATTGACCAAGTGGTCGCCTGGGCCATTTTTGTGCAACAAAAGGACGAAAGTTACCGCATTCGACTCCGGTCCAAGGGACCCGCCATTAACGAACTGGCCAAGCAACATCATGGGGGCGGTCATCCCTTGGCTAGTGGAGCGACGGCTGCTGATGCCACGGAAATTAAAGCGGTAATTACCGAACTAGACCAACTGACGACCGCTTATAAACCAGAAAGGAACGCTTAA
- the dinB gene encoding DNA polymerase IV: protein MDVQAELQRIVKRRILHVDMDAFFASIEEREHPELAQVPLVIAKDPRKTGGHGVVTTANYRARQYGVHSAMPASQALELCPHAVFKAPDFELFRTVSDQIHELFHEYTDRIETVALDEAYLDITTNKLHLDDAVLLAHWLQSEIWEKTHLTSSTGLSYSKFLAKEASDYRKPAGMTVINPDEAQAFLWALPIEKYRGVGKKTLPKMEALGIKTGADLYQFSELELMNQFGKFGYFLYRRVRGVDERPVEYQRERKSIGKERTYNPLLHSRGEVQTQLRRLAELVVAALQRHQKHGKTVVLKLRYQDFSTLTKRVTESDFLPLDAQELYERALTIFDDLPPTKLDIRLVGITVTNLAELNFQMIDLPLEIR, encoded by the coding sequence ATGGACGTCCAAGCAGAGTTACAGCGAATTGTGAAGCGCCGCATTTTGCATGTTGATATGGATGCTTTTTTTGCATCAATCGAAGAACGCGAGCATCCTGAGTTGGCCCAGGTACCACTCGTGATTGCGAAGGATCCGCGTAAAACGGGCGGTCATGGAGTCGTAACCACCGCGAACTACCGCGCCCGCCAGTACGGCGTGCACTCGGCAATGCCAGCGAGTCAAGCGCTCGAATTATGTCCGCACGCGGTCTTTAAGGCGCCGGACTTTGAGCTGTTTCGGACCGTGTCTGACCAAATTCACGAGTTATTTCATGAATATACCGACCGCATTGAAACGGTGGCCTTAGATGAGGCCTACCTGGATATCACTACGAACAAACTGCACCTAGACGATGCGGTCCTTTTGGCGCACTGGTTACAAAGTGAGATTTGGGAGAAAACCCACTTAACCAGTTCCACGGGGCTGTCCTACAGTAAATTTTTAGCAAAAGAAGCATCAGACTACCGCAAGCCGGCTGGGATGACGGTTATTAATCCCGATGAGGCTCAGGCCTTTTTGTGGGCCCTTCCGATTGAAAAATACCGGGGAGTGGGAAAGAAGACCCTGCCGAAAATGGAAGCACTGGGGATTAAAACGGGTGCTGATTTGTATCAATTTTCAGAATTAGAACTGATGAACCAGTTTGGAAAGTTTGGGTACTTTTTATATCGGCGGGTCCGCGGAGTTGATGAGCGCCCGGTCGAGTACCAACGAGAACGAAAATCAATTGGTAAGGAACGGACGTACAATCCGTTATTACATAGTCGCGGGGAGGTCCAAACTCAACTGCGCCGCCTGGCAGAATTAGTGGTGGCAGCCTTACAACGGCACCAAAAACACGGAAAGACGGTGGTGTTAAAACTACGGTATCAGGATTTTAGCACGCTGACGAAGCGGGTGACTGAATCTGATTTTTTGCCGCTCGATGCCCAGGAACTCTACGAGCGGGCTCTCACCATCTTTGATGATTTGCCGCCGACTAAGCTGGACATCCGCTTGGTGGGAATTACGGTAACCAACCTGGCCGAGTTGAACTTTCAGATGATTGATTTACCGCTCGAGATTAGATAG
- the ruvB gene encoding Holliday junction branch migration DNA helicase RuvB, producing MIVEKRIITQTSDDEERSFEQTLRPQTFAQYIGQTEIKRSLRVYIEAAKQREESLDHVLLFGPPGLGKTTLATVIANEMDVHLKTTSGPAIEKSGDLAALLNELEPGDILFIDEIHRLPKSVEEMLYSAMEDFYIDIVVGQGPTAHPVHFALPPFTLIGATTRAGLLDAPFRNRFGIVEHMNYYQPAELEQIVRRSAQIFQTEIQPEGAHEIALRSRGTPRIANRLLKRVRDFAQVLGKDQIDVASVDQALTALGVDSKGLDRTDRKLLATMIDFYNGGPVGLNTLAANVGEETETIAEMCEPYLLQSGYLKRTARGRMVTQAAYEHLGKPFSAD from the coding sequence ATGATCGTGGAGAAGCGAATCATTACGCAAACATCGGATGACGAAGAACGATCCTTTGAACAAACCTTACGGCCCCAGACCTTTGCTCAGTACATTGGGCAAACTGAAATCAAGCGTTCATTACGGGTGTACATTGAAGCGGCTAAGCAACGCGAGGAATCGCTCGATCACGTGTTATTATTTGGTCCCCCCGGGTTGGGGAAGACCACGTTAGCAACGGTGATTGCCAACGAAATGGACGTGCATTTAAAAACCACCAGTGGCCCAGCGATTGAAAAAAGTGGCGATTTGGCGGCGCTGTTAAATGAGCTTGAGCCCGGTGATATTTTGTTCATTGATGAGATTCATCGGCTGCCAAAGTCGGTCGAGGAAATGTTATATTCCGCCATGGAAGATTTTTACATCGACATTGTAGTGGGACAAGGACCAACGGCTCATCCGGTCCACTTTGCCCTGCCACCGTTCACGCTGATTGGGGCTACGACGCGAGCAGGGTTACTGGATGCGCCGTTTCGGAACCGGTTTGGAATTGTGGAACACATGAATTACTACCAGCCGGCCGAATTAGAGCAAATCGTGCGCCGGTCAGCGCAGATCTTTCAAACGGAAATTCAACCAGAGGGGGCGCATGAAATTGCCCTCCGTTCCCGGGGGACTCCCCGAATTGCGAACCGGTTACTAAAACGGGTCCGCGACTTCGCCCAGGTCCTTGGTAAGGACCAGATTGACGTTGCCAGTGTAGACCAGGCCCTAACTGCGCTTGGGGTGGATAGTAAGGGGCTTGATCGAACGGATCGCAAGTTATTAGCCACGATGATTGATTTTTATAACGGGGGGCCCGTAGGCTTGAACACGCTCGCGGCGAACGTGGGGGAAGAAACCGAAACAATCGCAGAAATGTGTGAGCCCTACCTGCTTCAGAGTGGTTATTTAAAGCGGACCGCGCGGGGGCGGATGGTCACGCAGGCGGCGTATGAGCACCTGGGGAAACCATTTTCGGCCGATTAA
- a CDS encoding DEAD/DEAH box helicase — protein sequence MCAAFKDYHFQPFIMDALTDLGFQRPTPIQAQVIPTIQHGKSLVGKSATGSGKTHAFLLPLFDQLDPADQQPQVVITTPSRELAYQIYENIKQLVRFSPAAIHVENYVGGTDKERQLEKLDREQPQVIVGTPGRILDIIKSGKLAINAARRLVIDEADMTLDLGFLADVDQIAARMAKELQIMVFSATIPPKLQPFLRKYLKNPVITDIPTEHVINGDVSNWLISTKGKDKNQLIAQLLTMGNPYLALVFANTRTRADDLAANLQAQGLKVATLHGGMQPRVRKRVMKQIQNLDFQFVVATDLAARGIDIPGVSLVINDDVPTDPEYFVHRVGRTGRNGMPGTAITLYTPDEEAKIAELEAKGVQFQPKEIKHGEVVDTYDRRRRQQYRGHHDRLDGSTLGMIKKKKRNVKPGYKKKIKRAIKLKDDQNRKVELRQQIRAKKKQKKRSSQRYQ from the coding sequence ATGTGTGCTGCTTTTAAAGATTATCATTTTCAACCCTTTATTATGGACGCGCTAACGGACCTGGGCTTTCAACGCCCCACGCCCATTCAGGCGCAGGTTATTCCCACGATTCAACACGGCAAAAGTCTCGTGGGTAAATCGGCAACGGGGAGTGGGAAAACCCACGCCTTCCTGTTACCGTTATTTGACCAACTGGATCCGGCTGACCAGCAACCGCAGGTGGTAATTACCACCCCCAGCCGGGAACTGGCCTATCAGATTTACGAAAACATCAAACAACTCGTTCGCTTTAGTCCGGCAGCGATTCACGTGGAAAACTACGTGGGGGGGACCGACAAGGAGCGCCAACTAGAAAAGCTCGACCGCGAACAACCACAGGTGATTGTCGGGACGCCGGGACGAATTTTAGACATCATTAAGAGTGGAAAATTAGCAATCAATGCGGCCCGGCGGTTAGTAATTGATGAAGCTGATATGACGCTCGACTTAGGTTTTTTAGCGGACGTTGACCAAATCGCCGCGCGGATGGCGAAGGAGCTCCAGATCATGGTCTTTTCGGCCACGATTCCACCTAAGTTACAGCCATTCTTGCGCAAGTACCTGAAGAATCCGGTGATTACTGACATTCCCACCGAGCACGTGATCAATGGTGATGTTTCCAACTGGTTAATCTCCACGAAGGGGAAAGATAAAAACCAGCTAATTGCCCAGTTACTGACGATGGGGAATCCTTATCTTGCGTTGGTATTCGCAAACACGCGGACCCGCGCGGATGATCTGGCTGCCAACCTGCAAGCGCAGGGCTTAAAGGTGGCCACCCTTCATGGGGGCATGCAACCCCGGGTCCGAAAGCGGGTCATGAAACAGATTCAAAACCTCGATTTTCAGTTCGTAGTTGCGACTGACCTCGCCGCCCGGGGGATTGATATCCCTGGTGTTTCTTTGGTGATTAATGATGATGTGCCGACCGACCCAGAGTACTTTGTGCACCGGGTTGGTCGGACTGGGCGTAACGGGATGCCCGGAACGGCCATCACCCTGTATACTCCCGATGAGGAAGCCAAAATTGCTGAGTTAGAGGCCAAGGGAGTCCAGTTTCAGCCCAAGGAAATCAAACACGGTGAAGTGGTTGATACGTATGACCGGCGCCGCCGGCAACAGTACCGTGGGCACCACGATCGGTTAGACGGATCCACCCTCGGAATGATTAAGAAAAAAAAGCGAAATGTTAAGCCGGGCTATAAAAAGAAAATTAAGCGCGCCATTAAGCTGAAGGATGATCAGAACCGGAAGGTCGAACTGCGGCAGCAAATTCGCGCTAAAAAGAAGCAGAAAAAGCGCAGTTCACAACGCTATCAATAA